From the Triticum urartu cultivar G1812 chromosome 4, Tu2.1, whole genome shotgun sequence genome, the window GACCCACATCACTTGACCTGCATTCGTCGATCTGCTTCCTTGCCTTCGCCTGGGACGCTGCTGCTTCCGGACCTTGTTTCTGGCAAGGTCCTGGCTCAGCCTTGTCGTGGTTGACGATGGTCGCTGTCGCTTCTCACATTGTCTCTGCCTTGTGAAATAGACTGGCGCCGGAAACAACTGCTGTAAAAAAATGATGTAAAAAAAACTCTGGGGCCGAAAAAAAATTCAGGCACGTAGATATATTTTTTAGAATGAAGACGCAAGTTGTGTCCagctttaaattaataaagcGATCCAAGGCAGCATCCAACATAGGTTCGACACCATAACAACAACAACATATGAAGGTACTAAAAATAGAGCGATACAAGTCCACGGGCACTGAGCTCAGAGTCTCGTTGTTTCCCCAACGGTGTCATGATCCGCTCCATGACCTCCTGCATGAGCTCGGAGTCTCGCAGTTTCCCCAACGGTGTCCAAGTATGTTaaaaaagttgacatttgaaaaTGACATCTCTTGGGTGAGAAGGAAATTTATTCTCAATGGTAATTTTATTTCAGATAGCCCATAAAGACCAAAGCAGCGCTCCAACGCTACGCCACACGATCCTAGCAAATGCGCCCCTTTGCGCCTGAAGCAAGGCGAGGAGGTCAGCCCCTGACGAGGGGTTCCAATTCTGCCCAAGAGCCTCTCTTACGGCACACCGGGCAAAGCTAGCCAAATGGCATCGAAAGACGACGTGGTTAGCGTCCTCCCCAAGTCTGCACACTACACATGACCCATTGGATGGGCCGTTTCGCTTGGCCATGTTATTAGAAGCGGCGAAGCGGTTGCGGAACATTTGCCAAAAAGGAAGATTTTCGTCTTAAGCAGCATTCTTGCCTTCCATAACCCATAGCTATGTCCAACACCATCCCTCGGTAAGCTTACCATACAAGGATTTGACGGAAAACTTTCCGAATGCAGTCAAGCTCCACGAGACTGCATCCGAGCCCACGACCACCGTTCTCCCTCCCAGCCTAGCGACCAAGCCATCCCAGCAGAGCCCTTCTGTCGGAGTGAGGTTTCTCATAAAACTAACTGTGGGGGGAGAAGAGCGAAGTACGTCGGCAACCATAAGCTCTGTGTCCGTTGCCAGTTGGAAGAGTGAACCATGGCTCATCCAAAGGGGAGTAGGCCCTAGCCACGCGTCCAACCAAAAGCGGGTAGACTTGCCGTTGTTCACCTGGAAGCTAGCCCAAACAACAAAAGCATGCTTCACCGCCTGGATCCTGTTCCAGAAGGGTGATCCCTTGTTTTTTGCAGTGAATTTTTTCCCATTCGGGAAATACTTGCTCGTAACAGGTCAGTCCAGAGCCCCGACTCATTTTGGACTAACCTCCAAATCCACTTCGCGAGAAGGGCCGCACTCATAAGTTTGGAGTTAAGGATACCCAGCCCACTGAATTTCTCGGGCCTACATACTGCGGCCCACTTTACCAGGTGGTATTTCCGCTTAGTCCCAGCCCCTTGCCAGAAGAAGCGGGAGCGGGGAGTGTCTAACTTAGCGTGTAACCCATTGGCTAGTAGAAACATGCCCATTGTAAAGAGCGGGAGCAAGGATAGGCTAGAATTCGTAAGGATGAGTCTAGTCGTTGAGGACATAAAACGACCTCTCCACGGACTCACTCTACTAGCCATTTTGCCGTATAGCGGTTCCCACTCGTGTATGGAGAGCTTCCTATTTGAGATGGGAAGGCCTAGGTACTTGATCGGAAAGCTCCCAAGCTTACAGTTAAGTAGGTCAGCCACCAGCTTGCTAGCTTGGCCGTCCATCCCCATGGCTATGACCTTACTTTTTAGGAAGTTAATCTTTAGACCCGATAAGATTTCAAAACTGAGAAGAAGCAGTTTAACCGTAGCTATACTGTGGTCATCAGGCTCAAATAATAGCAGTGTGTCGTCTGCATATTGAAGATGGGTCACCCCCCTGGAATGAGGTTGGGGACCAAACCCTTAATATGGCCGGCTTCCCTAGCCTTACCAATCATGGCCGAGAGGACGTCCGCAACAAAATTAAAAACCAAGGGCGAAACGGGATCGCCATTAATCGGCACAACCTTCTTGCACCACCGCACCCCCTCCTCGGATAGCAAGACCCGACGCTCGAGATCGCATGCGTCCTTACCTCACCAGGGCTGGGTCCAATGTAATTGGCGTACTCTCCATTGTGCGGCTCTACTGGATTTTCTCGCCCAAAATATTTTCTGATCCTATCCGAATTTCTTCTGGAAATATTTCGGGCCTCGCTCCTGCGCTTAGGCCATCTGCCCACCCTTTTTTTGCTAAGCGTTGAAAAGGAAAACAAACCTGATTTCAACCGCACGTATAGGATGGCAAGTATGGTGCACACACAAATTTTGGGTCCATCATGAATTGTGGCTTCCATGGTCCACGTGAATTTTGTGCCCATGAACGAGTTTGGATGTGACGTTGTGGTCTTTCCTCATGAATGAAATGTTCACGGTCCTCTTCTACTCTCTCTTCCATCGGATATAGATGAACGGCTCAGATGAGCTGAACACGGGATCGATCCGTGGGAGGGTTGTGTCTGGCCAATAATAGCAATCCGTGCCCAGTGCGAACCAATCTCATGGTTGGATTATTAGGAGGACAGTGGTATTCCCAGTCTACTAAAGTTCAAATCCTAAACTTGATATTGGTGCTTGcatttttctgaatttattttaGGCCTTTCGGCGATGTGTGTTCAGGGATAAGACGTTTTTGTCCACAATGAGGATGTTTGGAGCGACTTTATCAATCTCAAGATGAcatgccggctcagtctttcggaggtgctcatagggatagAATGTACATGTGTGTGTTCATAAGGATGAGTGTATGCGTGTCTGTATGAGCATATAAGTCTGTACTGTATTAAAAAAAAGCATTCCGTGCCCAGCAAAAGAGAAGTCCAAACACTAAAAAGCTACTAGTCGTACAAAATTTCCAACGTCGCACCCGGAATATCTCCCGCCCCCACTCAATCCGCTTGTGCCGAGAAATCGCCCCGCGTGCATGTTGCAACCATTTCAGCCTGCCAGCGAGCACACATCCTCCGAAATATCTCCAGTGCACCTCGTAAATCCTGGATGATGCCTCCGAAATATCTCCCTCCTCCAATCAATCTCATTGTGCCAAAGTGTCCCAGCTCAATGCGCGTGCCACCAGCAAATATTTCGTCCCATCCGCGCGCGCTCGCGTATGAAATATCCCTCCGCGCACATTGGCCGCGCCCTGTGAATGTTTTGTGAACTAGAAGAATGTCACGAGGACTTTTTAATAGTAGAGATAATGAAATCCAGTCCACCTAAAAAAAACCTAATGAGGGGCTGACACTTCTTATAGGAACCCTTGTACGAATCGCTCCCTCAGGAAGCCTCGTTCAAGCGAACAACGTTATTAGAGAGTGTTTTCTTCAAAAAACCACTGCCCAAAGAACGTTCTAGAGATGAGCCTAAATCACCCAAAAACATTTGCTGCTAGACATATGAATGGAACATGTTTCTTCATCATCACATCATCACATAATACTCAATATGGAGTACAAGTTtagttttttttgcggggtatAGTACAAGTTTAGTTGTTTAGTGGGAGGAGTGTTCTCATCTATTACGAAGACGCCTATGATAAATCCGTTAATCTTAAAATGTTGAATTGACTCAATATTTCGAAGGTGGGAGTGCCTGCATGCGTTCATAGAAAATTAGAGATGGATAAGTGTAAACATGTGAGCATCTGCATTTGTGCCGTGTTCAAAAAATTCCGGACACTTTGCTACGGTAGTAACCCCATTGCGTATAATAATCTataaaagggggggggggggggggggtggggtggCGTGCTAGGCGTCCGCCGGGTCGCGAGCCATCAGATCTGTGATCTGTGCCGCATCGAGCGCTCAGACGTGCCTTCATTATTGCAACCCAGGCCTTGTTGCAGGATTACTTCTGCAACACAGGTCTTGTTGCAGGATTATTTCTGCAACATAGGTCCTGTTGCAGGATTTTTCTGCAACATAGGTCTTGTTGCATTTTTTCGCAACTGATTGTTTGTTGCAATTTTTTTTCAACCGAGGTCTTGTTGCAGAAAAAAATTCATAAGAGATATTTTATTACAAAACATAGACTTGTCATAGACCATTGAACGCTATATATGTTTCGGAAACATAACTTCTGTTGCAGAAGCGCGTTCGACAAAGGATAGTGTGTGGAATCTCACTAGGACACGTGTGAGGCAGGGGAGGCGGCGGACGCGGACGCCGCGATCCGCCGGGTGATGGTAAGAGTTTCCCATAAAAGGGACCTGCTTATACCCCGTAAAAGAAAAAGGGGCGTGCTACGCGTCCGCGGCTGATCTTTTTACCGCGTCATACAGCCGAACGTGTCTTCATTCTGCAACACAGGTCTTGTTGCGGAATTATTTTTGCAACGCATGTGTTGTTGCGGACTTATTTCTGCAACACAGCTCTTGTTGCGGATTTTTTTGCAACATCAATTTTCTTGTATTTTTTTGCAACTGAGGTTTTGTTGTAAATTTTTTTTTTGCAACTGAGTTCTTGTTGCGGAAAAAATTCGGAGAGGTTTTGCTGTAAAACGTAGACCCGTCGTATAGTATTGCAACACTGCATATGTTTCGGAAGCATAGCTCATGTTGCAAAAGCGAGTTTATTGAACGATGGTATGCGGGACACGTGTCATGCAGGGAAGGTGACGGACGCGGCCCAGTTATCCGCCGGTTGatggtaagtatttccctaaaAGAAAACAAAAACTCAAAAATACACCCAAAACTTGGTATGCGTCCGATCCGCTAAACTTTGTTGTGCATGCATCCGATCCGGGCGTCTTCTTTTCCTCCTGACATGCGTTCGATGGAGGGATCCACATGACATGCCACGGCGCGCGATCTCCTAACAATTAGGGCAAACCTTGTCCTCCTCCTCCGCCTGGAAATCCTCTCCCCCCACCGCCGTCGCCGTGCCGGAGCCAGGACCCATGCGCCGGCCGCCGCATCCACTTAACACGCTTGCCATGAAAATTCAAGCCCAGATTCACTAAACTTTGTCATGCTTGCATCGGATCCTCTTCTTACGTTCAATCGGGAATCCACTCGGCATGGTATGGCGCGCGATCTCCTAACAACCAGGGCAAGTCTTGTCCTCCTGCTCCTCCTGGTGATCCTCTCCTCCACCGCGGTCCTCGCCGTGCCGGAGCCGGACCCATGCGCCGGCCGCCGCATCCACGTCCGGCGTCTCCCCCCGCGCTTCAACACGGACCTCCTCCGCCACTGCGACGGCGCCTTCCCGCTGGCCGACCACCCCGGTGCCACGCCCGCCTGCGCCTCGCTCGCCAACCACGGCCTTGGCCCCCGCACCCACAACCGCTCCCGCTCATGGTACCGCACCGACGCGCGCCTCCTCGAGCCCTTCTTCCACCGCCGCCTCCTCGACCGCGCCTGCCTCGCCGACGACCCCGCCCGCGCCGACGCCGTCTTCCTCCCCTACTACGCCTCCCTCGACGCGCTCCCCTTCCTCCTCGAACCCGCCATGCTCAACTTCTCGGGCGCGCACGGCGTCGCCCTCGCCCAGTTCCTCGCGACCGACCGCCCGCGGGTCCTCGCCCGGCGCCACGGCCACGACCACTTCCTCGTGCTCGCCGGCCCGGCATGGGACTACGCGCAGCCGGCCGACACCGACCCCAGGCTGTGGGGCACCACCTCGCTGCTCCGCCGCCCCGAGTTCGACAACTTCACCTTCCTCACGCTCGAGTCCCGCGCGTGGCCGTGGCAGGAGCACGCCGTGCCGCACCCGACGTCCTTCCACCCATCGTCGCTCCCGCGGCTCCGCGCATGGATCGCCCGCGCGCGCCGCTCGCGCCGCACGGCGCTGATGCTCTACGCCGGCACCGTGTCCAGGCCGTCCCGCCCCAACATCCGGAGCTTCATCCTCGCCGAGTGCGCGAACCGCATCGACACATGCACCGTCGTCGACTGCCATGGCGGGTCCTGCGCGCTCGACCCGGTGCGCTCCATGCGGCCCATGCTGAAGGCCAAGTTCTGCCTGGAGCCGCCGGGGGACACGTCGACGCGGCGTTCGACGTTCGACGCGGTGGTGGCCGGGTGCGTGCCGGTGTTCTTCGAGGACGCGTCGGCAAGGACGCAGTACGGGTGGCACCTGCCGCCGGGGAGGTACGAGGAGTTCTCGGTGACCATACCCAAGGACGCGGTGATGCTGGGGGGCGTGCAGATCATGGAGACCCTGGCGGCggtgccggaggaggaggtggccagGATGCGGGAGCGGCTTCTGGAGCTGGCGCCGAGGGTGGTCTACCGGCGGCACGGGAGCGCGGCAGAGAGGATGAGGGAGGCGAGCATGGACGCCGTGGACATCGCCGTCGAGGGCGCGCTACGGAGGATACGGAGGCGGGTGCGTGCTCTGAAGGATGGTCAGCCGGAGGCCATTTACGCGATGGACGACGACGACCAATAGATCTAGCTAGTTGATCATATCTTCCAGGTGGTCGCAAGCCTGTGATGCAACAGATGTACCAAAATGATAAGTGCCACATATGCGACACGAAAAAACACCGCCCTACGGTTCTGATGTTGCATATATAGATCAGCCACGACATGCATTGTTTATCTCTTTTTTTTTGGGTTGCACACTCGCCTCGGCAAAGATTTATGCTCGGTTTAAAAAAATAACGGGCAATGAAAATCAACGGAACACTCGGCAAACATGATGAATGAAAAAAAAAAAAT encodes:
- the LOC125554488 gene encoding probable xyloglucan galactosyltransferase GT19, whose amino-acid sequence is MARDLLTTRASLVLLLLLVILSSTAVLAVPEPDPCAGRRIHVRRLPPRFNTDLLRHCDGAFPLADHPGATPACASLANHGLGPRTHNRSRSWYRTDARLLEPFFHRRLLDRACLADDPARADAVFLPYYASLDALPFLLEPAMLNFSGAHGVALAQFLATDRPRVLARRHGHDHFLVLAGPAWDYAQPADTDPRLWGTTSLLRRPEFDNFTFLTLESRAWPWQEHAVPHPTSFHPSSLPRLRAWIARARRSRRTALMLYAGTVSRPSRPNIRSFILAECANRIDTCTVVDCHGGSCALDPVRSMRPMLKAKFCLEPPGDTSTRRSTFDAVVAGCVPVFFEDASARTQYGWHLPPGRYEEFSVTIPKDAVMLGGVQIMETLAAVPEEEVARMRERLLELAPRVVYRRHGSAAERMREASMDAVDIAVEGALRRIRRRVRALKDGQPEAIYAMDDDDQ